In Pieris rapae chromosome 24, ilPieRapa1.1, whole genome shotgun sequence, a single window of DNA contains:
- the LOC110995923 gene encoding U4/U6 small nuclear ribonucleoprotein Prp3 isoform X1, whose protein sequence is MALQLSRREVEDLRSSIDRAIYRTIGKSDSSLLSTVSSCLTNGYERRKIIDRISSHIDSKKASKLADKVIALAQELISSSKSQKRKHESNDKDKDNKRSRHDDKHESRDERRERHDREKERERDRDDKEKDNGLEIPSIIPEDGTVGSKMAGLSADKIKLMMANAQKEIEERKRALMAIKGDKGNVNVAAQTAKQINNQMQGSIAPPSVIKPMLYSRPLTGVISAAELEKQQKIAELQARIQRKLAGGALQPGLSGPAPLILDREGRTVDPAGRRVHLTQVAPTLKANIRAKRREEFKAQLSGQAASDVPVEAPWMDTRVPTKAPIRLKRALRFHEPGKFRQMAERLRMKAQLEKLQNEISQIARKTGISSATKLALLASDVPDSDRVPDIEWWDSVILMTPEERESRRKIPEKDERTDIQRVEDCNIGGDDIVDNLNADAITNLVEHPQQLRPPTEPLKPTYMPVFLTKKERKKLRRQSRREAWKEEQEKVRLGLEAPPEPKLRISNLMRALGTEAVQDPTAIEAKVREQIAKRQKTHLEANKARALTKEQKREKVDRKIREDTTMGVHVAVYRIKDLFECASAKFKVEVNAQQLHMTGCVVLHRGCCVVVVEGGPKQHAKYKRLMLNRIKWEEEMIKESDGTEVPNSCHLVWEGTTAHRAFGEIKFKVMPTEKQARELFQKHKVEHYWDLAYSGAVLGTSEEP, encoded by the exons ATGGCCTTACAGCTATCTAGAAGAGAAGTGGAAGACTTGAGGTCGTCTATAGACCGGGCTATATATAGAACTATCGGAAAATCTGATAGTTCTTTACTATCTACTGTCTCTTCTTGTTTAACAAATGG GTATGAACGGCGAAAGATAATCGATAGAATATCGTCTCATATTGACTCAAAGAAAGCTAGCAAACTTGCTGACAAAGTTATAGCTTTGGCTCAAGAACTGATATCGTCATCGAAATCACAAAAACGGAAACATGAGAGTAATGATAAAGACAAAGATAACAAAAG GTCACGTCATGATGATAAACATGAATCTCGTGATGAACGAAGAGAAAGACATGACAGAGAAAAGGAGAGGGAGAGAGATAGAGATGATAAAGAGAAAGATAATGGATTGGAAATACCTTCTATAATACCTGAGGATGGGACTGTTGGCTCTAAGATGGCTGGTTTGAGTGCAGATAAAATTAAG CTTATGATGGCCAATGCACAAAAAGAAATTGAGGAAAGAAAGCGAGCGCTTATGGCTATTAAAGGAGACAAGGGAAATGTGAATGTTGCAGCACAAACCGCCAAACAGATAAATAACCAGATGCAAGGTTCTATTGCCCCACCTAGTGTCATCAAGCCGATGCTATATTCAAGGCCTT TAACTGGAGTCATATCGGCAGCGGAATTGGAGAAGCAGCAGAAAATAGCGGAGCTGCAAGCGAGGATACAGAGGAAATTGGCTG gagGTGCTCTGCAGCCTGGTTTGTCTGGACCAGCTCCGTTGATTCTTGATAGAGAGGGACGGACGGTGGACCCAGCTGGTAGGAGAGTACATTTGACCCAAGTCGCACCGACACTAAAG GCGAATATTCGTGCGAAGCGTCGGGAGGAGTTTAAAGCTCAGCTGTCGGGTCAAGCGGCCAGCGATGTCCCCGTGGAGGCACCATGGATGGACACCAGGGTGCCCACCAAAGCACCCATTAGGCTCAAGAGGGCACTGCGATTCCATGAACCGGGGAAATTCAGGCAGATGGCTGAGCGGTTAAGGATGAAA GCGCAACTGGAGAAATTGCAGAATGAAATATCTCAAATAGCAAGAAAGACGGGAATCTCGTCTGCGACCAAACTGGCCCTGCTCGCGTCTGACGTGCCGGATTCTGATAGAGTTCCCGACATTGAATG gtgGGACAGTGTTATACTAATGACGCCTGAAGAGCGCGAATCCAGACGTAAAATCCCAGAGAAAGACGAACGGACGGACATACAGCGGGTCGAGGATTGCAATATCGGTGGAGACGATATTGTTGATAATCTAAACGCTGACGCCATCACAAATCTGGTTGAGCATCCACAACAGTTGAGACCGCCAA CTGAACCCCTAAAACCCACGTACATGCCAGTATTTCTTACAAAGAAAGAGAGGAAGAAGTTAAGGAGACAGAGTAGGAGAGAAGCATGGAAGGAGGAACAAGAAAAAGTGAGACTGGGATTGGAAGCGCCGCCAGAGCCTAAACTAAG gaTATCGAACCTGATGCGGGCACTTGGCACAGAAGCCGTCCAGGATCCGACAGCTATTGAGGCGAAAGTACGAGAGCAAATCGCGAAGAGACAGAAGACACATTTGGAGGCGAATAAGGCGAGAGCACTTACGAAAGAGCAGAAGAGGGAGAAG gtgGACAGAAAAATCCGCGAAGACACAACGATGGGTGTTCATGTCGCCGTATACAG aatCAAAGATCTATTTGAGTGCGCCTCGGCCAAGTTCAAGGTGGAAGTGAACGCGCAACAATTGCACATGACAGGTTGCGTTGTGTTGCATCGGGGCTGttgtgttgttgttgttgaagGCGGGCCCAAACAACACGCCAAGTATAAGAG ACTTATGCTTAACCGTATAAAATGGGAAGAGGAGATGATAAAGGAGTCAGATGGAACTGAAGTCCCAAACAGTTGCCATTTGGTCTGGGAAGGCACCACAGCCCATCGGGCCTTTGGGGAGATTAAATTTAAG GTGATGCCAACGGAGAAACAGGCTCGCGAATTATTCCAGAAACACAAAGTGGAACATTACTGGGACCTGGCTTATAGTGGAGCAGTGTTGGGCACATCTGAAGAACCATAG
- the LOC110995923 gene encoding U4/U6 small nuclear ribonucleoprotein Prp3 isoform X2 translates to MALQLSRREVEDLRSSIDRAIYRTIGKSDSSLLSTVSSCLTNGYERRKIIDRISSHIDSKKASKLADKVIALAQELISSSKSQKRKHESNDKDKDNKRSRHDDKHESRDERRERHDREKERERDRDDKEKDNGLEIPSIIPEDGTVGSKMAGLSADKIKLMMANAQKEIEERKRALMAIKGDKGNVNVAAQTAKQINNQMQGSIAPPSVIKPMLYSRPLTGVISAAELEKQQKIAELQARIQRKLAGGALQPGLSGPAPLILDREGRTVDPAGRRVHLTQVAPTLKANIRAKRREEFKAQLSGQAASDVPVEAPWMDTRVPTKAPIRLKRALRFHEPGKFRQMAERLRMKAQLEKLQNEISQIARKTGISSATKLALLASDVPDSDRVPDIEWWDSVILMTPEERESRRKIPEKDERTDIQRVEDCNIGGDDIVDNLNADAITNLVEHPQQLRPPTEPLKPTYMPVFLTKKERKKLRRQSRREAWKEEQEKVRLGLEAPPEPKLRISNLMRALGTEAVQDPTAIEAKVREQIAKRQKTHLEANKARALTKEQKREKVDRKIREDTTMGVHVAVYRIKDLFECASSQYLIKNVSESKIYLSAPPHNI, encoded by the exons ATGGCCTTACAGCTATCTAGAAGAGAAGTGGAAGACTTGAGGTCGTCTATAGACCGGGCTATATATAGAACTATCGGAAAATCTGATAGTTCTTTACTATCTACTGTCTCTTCTTGTTTAACAAATGG GTATGAACGGCGAAAGATAATCGATAGAATATCGTCTCATATTGACTCAAAGAAAGCTAGCAAACTTGCTGACAAAGTTATAGCTTTGGCTCAAGAACTGATATCGTCATCGAAATCACAAAAACGGAAACATGAGAGTAATGATAAAGACAAAGATAACAAAAG GTCACGTCATGATGATAAACATGAATCTCGTGATGAACGAAGAGAAAGACATGACAGAGAAAAGGAGAGGGAGAGAGATAGAGATGATAAAGAGAAAGATAATGGATTGGAAATACCTTCTATAATACCTGAGGATGGGACTGTTGGCTCTAAGATGGCTGGTTTGAGTGCAGATAAAATTAAG CTTATGATGGCCAATGCACAAAAAGAAATTGAGGAAAGAAAGCGAGCGCTTATGGCTATTAAAGGAGACAAGGGAAATGTGAATGTTGCAGCACAAACCGCCAAACAGATAAATAACCAGATGCAAGGTTCTATTGCCCCACCTAGTGTCATCAAGCCGATGCTATATTCAAGGCCTT TAACTGGAGTCATATCGGCAGCGGAATTGGAGAAGCAGCAGAAAATAGCGGAGCTGCAAGCGAGGATACAGAGGAAATTGGCTG gagGTGCTCTGCAGCCTGGTTTGTCTGGACCAGCTCCGTTGATTCTTGATAGAGAGGGACGGACGGTGGACCCAGCTGGTAGGAGAGTACATTTGACCCAAGTCGCACCGACACTAAAG GCGAATATTCGTGCGAAGCGTCGGGAGGAGTTTAAAGCTCAGCTGTCGGGTCAAGCGGCCAGCGATGTCCCCGTGGAGGCACCATGGATGGACACCAGGGTGCCCACCAAAGCACCCATTAGGCTCAAGAGGGCACTGCGATTCCATGAACCGGGGAAATTCAGGCAGATGGCTGAGCGGTTAAGGATGAAA GCGCAACTGGAGAAATTGCAGAATGAAATATCTCAAATAGCAAGAAAGACGGGAATCTCGTCTGCGACCAAACTGGCCCTGCTCGCGTCTGACGTGCCGGATTCTGATAGAGTTCCCGACATTGAATG gtgGGACAGTGTTATACTAATGACGCCTGAAGAGCGCGAATCCAGACGTAAAATCCCAGAGAAAGACGAACGGACGGACATACAGCGGGTCGAGGATTGCAATATCGGTGGAGACGATATTGTTGATAATCTAAACGCTGACGCCATCACAAATCTGGTTGAGCATCCACAACAGTTGAGACCGCCAA CTGAACCCCTAAAACCCACGTACATGCCAGTATTTCTTACAAAGAAAGAGAGGAAGAAGTTAAGGAGACAGAGTAGGAGAGAAGCATGGAAGGAGGAACAAGAAAAAGTGAGACTGGGATTGGAAGCGCCGCCAGAGCCTAAACTAAG gaTATCGAACCTGATGCGGGCACTTGGCACAGAAGCCGTCCAGGATCCGACAGCTATTGAGGCGAAAGTACGAGAGCAAATCGCGAAGAGACAGAAGACACATTTGGAGGCGAATAAGGCGAGAGCACTTACGAAAGAGCAGAAGAGGGAGAAG gtgGACAGAAAAATCCGCGAAGACACAACGATGGGTGTTCATGTCGCCGTATACAG aatCAAAGATCTATTTGAGTGCGCCTCctcacaatatttaataaaaaatgtttcagaatCAAAGATCTATTTGAGTGCGCCTCctcacaatatttaa